A stretch of Octopus bimaculoides isolate UCB-OBI-ISO-001 chromosome 23, ASM119413v2, whole genome shotgun sequence DNA encodes these proteins:
- the LOC106878310 gene encoding tRNA methyltransferase 10 homolog B: MEDFSDELPSLYDSDNEISSSKHKMKKEKREAYWIKTQENKRQTRKIKKQEKKQRAKNRIPDTHSRENGMLNKRDHKRFIHEKGLQALRSGLKICIDLSFEEKMSEKEISRLAQQLGRIYGYNRKTEKPLHIFLTSIDQSGSFFKECTRINQGFQNYLWDVCDEAYSELFPKEDIVYLSPDSENILYTIDPEKVYIIGGLVDESIQKKRTYYKALQSGIQTARLPIDVFMMNGDRKGNYCRILTVNQVLAVISEFLRTEDWRQALSSEVPKRKGLVLKPLENVSS, encoded by the exons ATGGAGGACTTTTCAGATGAACTTCCGTCCCTTTATGATTCCGATAATGAAATATCTTCAAGTAAACATAAaatg aaaaaagagaaaagagaagcttATTGGATAAAAACACAAGAGAATAAAAGACAGACACGtaaaattaaaaaacaagaaaaaaaacaaagggcCAAAAACAGAATTCCAG ATACACATTCCAGAGAAAATGGTATGTTAAATAAAAGAGACCATAAACGCTTTATACACGAGAAGGGTCTGCAAGCACTGAGGTCAGGCTTAAAGATCTGCATTGACCTCAGTTTTGAAGAGAAAATGTCTGAAAAG GAAATTTCAAGGTTAGCACAGCAATTGGGAAGAATCTATGGCTATAACAGGAAGACAGAGAAGCCATTGCATATATTTTTGACAAGCATTGACCAAAGTGGTTCCTTCTTTAAAGAATGTACCCGCATCAACCAAGGATTTCAGAATTATTTG TGGGATGTCTGTGATGAAGCATACTCAGAACTGTTTCCAAAAGAAGACATAGTTTATCTCTCGCCAGATTCAGAGAACATCTTATACACAATAGACCCTGAGAAAGTGTACATTATTGGTGGCCTTGTCGATGAAAGTATACAGAAG AAAAGGACGTACTACAAAGCTCTCCAGAGCGGAATACAAACTGCTCGTCTCCCTATTGATGTATTCATGATGaatggtgacaggaagggtaacTATTGTCGAATCCTAACAGTCAATCAAG tactTGCCGTGATTTCTGAATTTCTGAGAACTGAAGATTGGAGACAGGCTCTATCTAGTGAGGTCCCTAAAAGGAAAGGTCTAGTGTTGAAACCCCTTGAAAATGTGAGCTCCTGA